A stretch of the Bacillus anthracis str. Vollum genome encodes the following:
- a CDS encoding GNAT family N-acetyltransferase, protein MKFVSIEKEEILIKNMAKVYCKAFEKTNFNEMIERMKRHVEYADFKGIVAINDENEVVGFTYGYRSLEGQYYNQLMREALNLEQVEEWLQDCFEFVELAVHPQHQNEGLGTKLHNELLKGILNRTSVLTTQINNEKARSLYERLEWVNILEPFHPGTNDVPYIIMGKTLKTKVN, encoded by the coding sequence GTGAAGTTCGTAAGTATTGAAAAAGAAGAGATCCTAATTAAGAATATGGCAAAAGTGTATTGTAAGGCATTTGAAAAAACAAATTTCAATGAGATGATTGAGCGAATGAAAAGACATGTAGAATATGCAGATTTTAAAGGTATAGTAGCAATAAATGATGAAAATGAAGTGGTTGGTTTTACTTATGGTTATCGTTCATTAGAAGGACAGTACTATAATCAATTAATGAGAGAAGCGTTAAATCTAGAGCAAGTAGAAGAGTGGTTACAAGATTGTTTTGAATTTGTAGAGTTAGCAGTTCATCCACAACATCAAAATGAAGGTCTTGGAACGAAATTACATAATGAACTACTAAAAGGGATTTTAAATAGAACGAGTGTTTTAACAACACAAATAAACAATGAAAAAGCGCGTTCGTTATATGAAAGATTAGAGTGGGTAAATATATTGGAGCCATTTCACCCAGGTACAAATGATGTTCCATATATAATAATGGGAAAAACTTTAAAAACAAAAGTGAATTGA